A part of Myxococcus landrumus genomic DNA contains:
- a CDS encoding phage tail tube protein, which translates to MSSPVAAHLDTVSVRADSTAVLPADRIDGLTDASLSETGDFTETNYLGGSGYKSRVQTLKDTSADLSGHFMPGDAPQSVLRDAGETGGTVYVTFIFDPNGVAGSKGKRIPMVVAGYDEKLTPGGVVEFTAKLMGNGAPEAV; encoded by the coding sequence GTGTCATCCCCTGTTGCTGCACACCTCGACACCGTCTCGGTGCGCGCGGATTCGACTGCCGTTCTTCCTGCTGACCGCATCGACGGTCTGACGGATGCGTCACTGAGCGAGACGGGCGACTTCACCGAGACGAACTACCTCGGTGGTTCGGGCTACAAGTCGCGAGTCCAGACGCTCAAGGACACGAGCGCGGACCTGTCTGGTCACTTCATGCCGGGTGATGCGCCTCAGTCCGTCTTGCGAGACGCGGGCGAAACCGGGGGCACTGTCTACGTCACGTTCATCTTCGACCCTAACGGTGTCGCGGGCTCCAAGGGCAAGCGCATTCCGATGGTCGTCGCGGGGTACGATGAGAAGCTAACGCCCGGTGGTGTCGTCGAATTCACAGCCAAGCTGATGGGCAACGGTGCCCCGGAGGCCGTCTGA
- a CDS encoding M15 family metallopeptidase yields the protein MPRANFKRVDLDRVYLPFVAVALEVVARCEARGVRYVATYGFRTLDEQAELRRLYLAGKGGKASAAGLSAHNYGLAFDFVCDGDARPGVQPDWRLPAYRVLGEETAKAGLVWGGRFGDAPHAQWPGYVSALQLTPLRTLAEKSSVGAVWAHLESERGSPTWRAANPRLAAELARLGF from the coding sequence ATGCCCCGGGCGAACTTCAAGCGCGTCGACCTGGACCGCGTCTACCTACCGTTCGTCGCGGTCGCCCTTGAGGTCGTCGCGCGCTGTGAGGCCCGGGGCGTCAGGTACGTCGCGACCTATGGCTTTCGCACTCTCGACGAGCAGGCCGAGCTGCGGCGCCTCTACCTCGCGGGCAAGGGGGGCAAGGCGTCTGCGGCGGGGCTGTCGGCTCACAACTACGGGCTCGCCTTCGACTTCGTCTGTGACGGGGACGCGCGGCCCGGGGTGCAACCCGACTGGCGCCTTCCCGCGTACCGGGTGCTCGGCGAGGAGACAGCAAAGGCCGGGCTCGTCTGGGGCGGGCGGTTTGGTGATGCGCCCCATGCGCAGTGGCCGGGCTACGTGAGCGCCCTACAGCTCACCCCGCTTCGCACGCTGGCCGAGAAGAGTTCCGTTGGTGCGGTGTGGGCGCATCTCGAAAGCGAACGCGGCTCGCCGACCTGGCGCGCTGCAAATCCCCGGCTCGCGGCCGAACTGGCGCGGCTGGGCTTCTAA
- a CDS encoding DUF2381 family protein, which yields MIQPVRLALALALVWGAAAPARAAQLERVERKRTVSVTNSPTEALPVVRVAQDTPTLFLFPAPINRKTLTFDETRIRVLDAGERSVIVQPVADLPAGESYELGVYFADGRMPARAAFALVTESAEVDARIDVTRPESGGVCPADVRHAPKPEDLVLLELVDKEGVTVTPIKSHVAPEQGFNVGAALAYRGKGWVLVDMRVDNYAGQRPWFPREAVFTGRAGRPLRARVVLDGEEAILPDRGRRVFVVADVTQLSANPVFTLEIMGDGRTLVLPNVRIPKSATGGGQ from the coding sequence TTGATCCAGCCGGTAAGATTGGCCCTCGCTCTTGCGCTCGTGTGGGGAGCTGCGGCGCCAGCAAGGGCGGCACAGCTTGAGCGTGTCGAGCGCAAGCGAACGGTCTCTGTCACCAACAGTCCTACTGAGGCACTGCCCGTCGTCCGTGTCGCTCAAGACACCCCGACGCTCTTTCTCTTCCCGGCGCCCATCAACCGGAAGACCCTCACCTTTGACGAGACGCGCATTCGGGTCCTGGACGCGGGGGAGCGCTCGGTGATCGTTCAACCCGTGGCCGACCTACCAGCAGGCGAGAGCTACGAGTTGGGGGTGTACTTCGCCGATGGCCGGATGCCCGCGAGAGCTGCCTTTGCCCTGGTAACGGAGTCGGCCGAAGTGGATGCCCGCATCGATGTCACTCGACCCGAGAGCGGTGGCGTGTGCCCTGCGGATGTTCGGCACGCGCCCAAGCCTGAAGACCTTGTGTTGCTGGAGCTTGTGGACAAGGAAGGCGTCACGGTGACGCCTATCAAGAGTCATGTCGCCCCAGAGCAAGGGTTCAATGTTGGGGCCGCATTGGCGTATCGAGGTAAAGGGTGGGTACTTGTCGATATGCGGGTCGACAACTATGCCGGACAGCGTCCTTGGTTCCCCCGCGAAGCGGTATTCACAGGTCGTGCAGGGCGCCCCTTGCGCGCTCGTGTTGTCCTTGATGGAGAAGAAGCGATCCTGCCGGACAGAGGAAGGCGAGTGTTTGTTGTAGCGGATGTGACTCAGCTAAGTGCCAACCCTGTATTTACTCTAGAGATAATGGGAGACGGCCGCACGCTCGTACTTCCCAATGTGCGCATTCCGAAGTCGGCCACTGGGGGTGGTCAATGA
- a CDS encoding phage tail protein, which yields MSNKHKLLAKNRRVVKSVEIDGVKVDIIKPTMGDRLRLIEQARVAGEMTETNEPTGDRAGARMLARIAVCVMHDAETRRPMFAVNDLDELLDEAWLEDLATDLTSVFNVSEESMRGK from the coding sequence ATGTCGAACAAACACAAGCTGCTGGCGAAGAATCGTCGCGTCGTGAAGTCGGTGGAGATTGATGGCGTCAAGGTCGACATCATCAAGCCGACCATGGGTGACCGGCTCCGACTCATTGAGCAGGCCCGAGTCGCAGGGGAGATGACGGAGACGAACGAACCGACGGGGGACCGAGCCGGTGCGCGGATGCTGGCGCGTATCGCGGTCTGCGTGATGCACGACGCGGAGACCCGACGCCCCATGTTCGCCGTCAACGACCTCGACGAGCTGCTCGACGAAGCGTGGCTGGAAGACCTCGCGACCGACCTGACCAGCGTGTTCAACGTCTCGGAAGAGTCGATGCGGGGAAAATAG
- a CDS encoding minor capsid protein: MARDVAADLAQLLAAGGLGLNVGANLFLGPTLEADDATVPDVSCFVLQTGGDPPQGYLGGRRTYRTVTCQVRVRSARESFKAGQSLALAALDVLHLANAAPYVLIEVDEGSPNYVGTDGSDRHWWTFTAEASFVESGA, encoded by the coding sequence ATGGCCCGTGACGTCGCCGCAGACCTCGCGCAGCTCCTCGCCGCGGGCGGGCTTGGGCTGAATGTTGGGGCGAACCTGTTTCTGGGCCCCACGCTCGAAGCCGATGACGCCACGGTGCCGGACGTGTCGTGCTTCGTGCTTCAAACGGGAGGCGACCCACCGCAGGGCTACCTCGGAGGGCGAAGGACTTACCGGACTGTCACCTGTCAGGTGCGCGTCCGTTCGGCTCGCGAGAGCTTCAAGGCTGGCCAGTCGCTCGCCCTCGCGGCACTCGACGTGCTGCATCTCGCGAATGCTGCCCCTTATGTGTTGATTGAAGTGGATGAGGGCAGCCCCAACTACGTCGGCACCGATGGCAGTGACCGGCACTGGTGGACCTTCACCGCGGAAGCGTCGTTCGTTGAATCCGGCGCGTGA
- a CDS encoding phage tail protein, whose product MAGGGLKVGDVYVVVTAAVGEFTRSMRKIVADVASTAGKVEQLGNKIGEIGAIVSAGLYGALAAAAAFDSSITERMERIGLVFQTVGAEIGDAVLPHLERLSSALEQALGWFQRLDPVAKSAMGSFLFLATGAGLAGGAVGKVAGVVKQLAESTLAFVVPALDGAGKSVVRFSEFLRAETPVVEGNMKKVAKGAEQVDASFARAFRNAAARVLLVGAPLAAVALAVTGVVMLAGTLYRAWHDSSTGMRDAFVSVGQAVADVASRIGKFFQQLFAGLADLVGKWARGQLDMFATVVRGLARLAAPLARALNLDGIANTLDGLRDLTGDAVLGGLKGLVDGTVSTLRNGLASVWEGVTYGASYAFDGVKLMGSDAAAFLREKFGGVFDDLRGPKGKLREKAGEPEIEVGKAPLQEFDAKAFLARVGNAAAILHQVAQRKAKELADALARAADEAKRALTSRFSQAFGRIYELVDRFQQGMSAGGVWGGLIAVVAELLSQSTTFGTLLQMVTNFIQYVADVLGRVLAPVLPLLASVFNMVTPILDALVPVLEMFARPVQAITPIFELLGTLFEGLAPVITVFGQILVALMQPLTVLSGPIMKGLFAVVRVVAMGILYVVKGIGTVWNAIIGFIAGVFKTLSKIPLVGGAFKKMAQGLDSMKVPMDAVDSALETLKDTSYDTAAANAAAGVAAWENAAATNRATEALLNVPTGFKVALARFNAMEPIPGSSSSPLGSSPLTPSPAVPVSGGNVSVGQIIVQGVDDPEETARNVYLEIKREAHRRRGNGEWLPPRY is encoded by the coding sequence ATGGCTGGCGGTGGGCTCAAGGTCGGAGACGTCTATGTCGTCGTGACGGCCGCCGTCGGCGAGTTCACGCGTTCGATGAGGAAGATCGTCGCCGACGTCGCCTCTACCGCGGGCAAGGTCGAGCAGCTCGGTAACAAGATTGGGGAGATTGGCGCGATTGTGAGCGCGGGCCTCTACGGAGCGCTTGCTGCTGCGGCTGCATTCGATTCGTCCATCACCGAGCGGATGGAGCGAATCGGCCTCGTGTTTCAAACCGTGGGTGCCGAGATTGGGGACGCGGTTCTTCCTCACCTGGAGCGACTCTCAAGCGCCCTGGAACAAGCCCTCGGGTGGTTCCAGCGCCTCGACCCTGTCGCGAAGTCTGCGATGGGGAGCTTCCTGTTTTTGGCGACAGGTGCCGGGCTCGCGGGCGGCGCCGTAGGGAAGGTGGCGGGCGTCGTGAAGCAGCTCGCCGAGAGCACCCTCGCGTTCGTCGTGCCCGCGCTGGACGGGGCTGGAAAGTCGGTGGTTCGGTTCTCCGAGTTCCTCCGCGCCGAGACGCCCGTCGTCGAAGGCAACATGAAGAAGGTCGCGAAGGGAGCCGAGCAGGTCGACGCCAGCTTCGCGCGTGCATTCCGCAACGCCGCCGCTCGCGTCCTGCTCGTGGGTGCTCCGCTTGCTGCGGTTGCGCTCGCGGTGACGGGTGTCGTGATGCTCGCGGGCACGCTCTATCGGGCGTGGCACGACAGCAGCACCGGCATGCGCGACGCTTTCGTGTCCGTGGGGCAGGCCGTGGCGGATGTTGCGAGCCGCATCGGCAAGTTCTTCCAGCAGCTCTTCGCGGGGCTGGCGGACCTTGTCGGTAAGTGGGCTCGCGGGCAGCTCGACATGTTCGCAACCGTGGTGCGCGGCCTGGCGCGATTGGCTGCGCCTCTGGCTCGGGCTCTCAACCTGGACGGCATTGCGAACACGCTCGACGGACTGCGGGACTTGACTGGTGACGCTGTCCTTGGGGGCTTGAAGGGGCTCGTGGATGGCACCGTCAGCACCTTGCGCAACGGGCTGGCGTCCGTCTGGGAGGGAGTCACCTACGGCGCGAGCTACGCGTTCGATGGCGTGAAGCTGATGGGGAGCGATGCCGCTGCGTTTCTGCGCGAGAAGTTCGGCGGTGTGTTCGATGACCTCCGTGGCCCGAAGGGCAAGCTGCGCGAGAAGGCCGGTGAGCCCGAAATCGAGGTGGGCAAGGCTCCCCTCCAGGAATTCGACGCAAAGGCGTTCCTGGCCCGGGTCGGCAACGCTGCCGCGATTCTCCATCAGGTTGCGCAGCGGAAGGCGAAGGAGCTGGCCGACGCGTTGGCTCGTGCTGCCGATGAGGCGAAGCGCGCCTTGACGAGCCGGTTCAGTCAGGCGTTCGGGCGTATCTACGAGCTTGTCGACCGCTTCCAGCAAGGCATGTCGGCGGGTGGCGTGTGGGGCGGCCTGATTGCCGTTGTCGCCGAGCTGCTCTCACAGTCGACGACCTTCGGCACGTTGCTCCAGATGGTGACGAACTTCATTCAGTACGTCGCCGATGTGCTCGGTCGGGTGTTGGCGCCCGTGCTGCCGCTCCTCGCTTCGGTGTTCAACATGGTGACGCCAATCCTCGACGCGCTCGTGCCAGTGCTGGAGATGTTCGCTCGGCCGGTGCAGGCGATTACGCCCATCTTCGAGTTGCTCGGGACGCTCTTTGAGGGACTCGCTCCGGTTATCACGGTGTTTGGCCAAATCCTGGTTGCACTGATGCAGCCGCTGACGGTGCTCTCGGGTCCCATCATGAAGGGGCTCTTCGCCGTCGTCCGTGTGGTGGCCATGGGCATCTTGTACGTGGTCAAGGGCATCGGCACCGTGTGGAACGCCATCATTGGATTCATCGCGGGCGTGTTCAAAACACTGAGCAAGATTCCGTTGGTCGGCGGAGCCTTCAAGAAGATGGCGCAGGGCTTGGACAGCATGAAAGTCCCGATGGACGCGGTCGACAGTGCGCTCGAAACGTTGAAAGACACCAGCTACGACACCGCAGCCGCCAACGCTGCGGCCGGGGTCGCGGCGTGGGAAAATGCCGCCGCAACCAACAGGGCCACGGAAGCGCTGTTGAACGTGCCGACGGGGTTCAAGGTCGCGCTTGCTCGGTTCAACGCCATGGAGCCCATTCCCGGCTCTTCGTCGAGTCCGCTCGGATCGTCTCCCCTTACTCCGAGCCCTGCTGTTCCGGTGAGCGGCGGGAACGTCAGCGTCGGGCAAATCATCGTGCAAGGTGTAGACGACCCAGAGGAGACGGCGCGCAACGTCTACCTGGAAATCAAACGAGAGGCCCACCGTCGACGCGGCAACGGCGAGTGGTTGCCCCCGAGGTACTGA